GCTAACCAGGGAGAAGATGGATGGCAGCTGCTTCTTAGAAAAAGGATGCACTGTAGATGGCAcattgaaaaatgtgaaatttcatGTTACTGCTGCCAGTTCTAACAAGCAAGcatttttactttgctttgttttggtttcagtCCTCCCCAAGGCTCTTCACCCAGCAAGTTGTCAGCAAGTGATCATGACTCTGGTGTGGAAGATGAGGATTTATCCCCCAGACCAATTCCAAGTCCTCACCCAGTGAGTCAACAGGTAAATAAATAGTTGCTCTGGGTATCTCAGATGTGACCCTTAGAGCAGCAAAACTCATTGTAAGGGAACTGGAGAGGGTAAAGCTTCTCTCTCTCAAAGTGCTAGCGAGGGAAAACAGAATTGAAGAAATTAACCATGAGTCCCACTCCTATAGTTAATCTGccatttttccaggattttagACACTTTAAATTCCTGTACATGTTGTGATTTGGGAACAGAGAGATTAGTTTCTATTTTAGGAATCTCACTGTTTTTGAATGGAAGAGCTGTAGTGTCTGAGATAGAGACACTCAgctctggtgggtttttttatttcagttaccCAAAAGATCTgctctgtcctttttttttcactgaaatgtgtACAAATACAACAAGTATTTGTACACAAATAGGTCTAGAAGGATGTGATAATTGTGTATAAAATATGTCCTATTGCAGCTATCGCCTGGATCTGAAAATAGTAAGAAGGGACACAGAGTCCACTTCTAGAAGGGAAATATCCCTATTCTGAAATGTACTCCTAAATGACATGGAGCATTCATTTGGCAGACAGAGCTGTTACACTatataaaagcaattttccttTAAGAATGATACTAGAgatcttgctgctttttctggatTCTCCAGTCTTTAAGGAATGTATTTAACATGTGATTGGTTTGGAAGCTGATAATTATCATATAttgattttaaatgaaaacattgtcTTTGAGGAATCTCTGCATTCAAAGAGcagacaatattttaaaattatcatatATGTGTGTAATTGTCCCTTCAGGTTACCagaatttttccttcagtgccAGAGCTGTCACTTATTTTGGATGGGAGTTTCATAGAATCAGGACAATCATCTAAGCCTGTGGGGACTTCAAGTGCTAAAAGTCTGCCCACAGTGCCAAATCAGCCTATTAAAAAGAAGTGTTGCATGAGACCTATGTGTCAACCCAGCCAGCACTCTGAAGACAGGCAGAACTTTCCTGCTAATATGGGAGATCCCTCTTTGAGACGATTACCAAATCCTATAAACCAGAAAATTCCACCTTCAATGCCTTGCAGAGGAAATCAAGCCCTAttgcagcagcaggtgcagtGTAAGAAGGCTTCCCCTCAATCAAGAAAAAGTTCAGGATCATCTTCTCCTTCAACTCCTTGTAGTGGGACTTCCCCAGATGCATCTGTGCACCACCCCAGAAAGCCATTGGAAAAACTTGTATTAAATCCTGAGAGTGTCACACCACAGGGAGAGCCTCTGCCTAGGAGAACATCAGTGTCTGGTTCCAAGCAGCttcctgctgtcacacagccagTCCTCTACAACTCTGCTTTGtcaccacagagctgcagacagcCACCAGATCTGCAGGTGCCAGTTCAAGTGCCACCTTCCTGTCCAGCATGCAGCTGTCAGTGTCCTGCTTCTCTCCAGTACAATCCCATAAACCCATGGCAAGGAGTTGGGAAAACGAGCCCAAATCACGGAGCGGAAATCCAACCGGAGATGGCTCAGCAAAATCCTTGTGCAGTGTTCcatcaaaatattatttgccCAAATGTTTGCTGCAACCCAGGGTATGCCACGAGCAGCCCTATAAATGTGAGATATCCTGGGAAAACAGGGAGCTGCTCTCTTGACAATGGCTTATCAGCTGGAATGAGGATGGCATCGAGTGCGAGCCCCTCgagtgtgcagtgctgtgcagcccactcccagtgcctgcacacgccggctcctgcagcagcatcagaTAATGGCATGATGGGATTATCTCCAGATGCATTCCGGCTCCTcacccagcaggacaggcaACTCAAATTACTGCAAGCTCAGGTCTGTGGAAATGTCAGCTTTCTCCTCTGCCCTCTCAGTGATTATGCTTTGATAGTTCCCCTGCTAAAGGAATTAAATTAACTGTTGTCTATCCGTGTTGGAACAAGGGAGCCTGTCATACCAGCTGCAGTTTGGGCATGGAGAGGGGACTCCATTACCTTACCAACTAATGtccctttaaaaattattttacttagATCTAATTAaactttgtgtttatttctgttataTTTCCATAACATGAAGGTTTATTTTTAGTAGACTGTTTGTAATGCAAACTGATACCCTTTCTGTATAAATGCTTTCTGACTTACATGCTTgtccatgtaaaaaaaaaataaaattgcatagGCTATAGGCTTTggaattattgtaaataatgaaGCACAGAATATTCTCATATGCTGCTTTTTCCACCTTcaagcctgcagctccctgagctgttGCAGACAACTTAAGTTTTCAAAGCATCAATTCCTGGTTCACCAGGtcttttctgtgctggaaaactGGACTTTGGGGGTCTTGCTGTGCTCTGTTGCCTCACCAGGTTAAGTTTCTTCAAAATATCCATCCCTTGATCAACCTTCTGGCCCTGTATTTTGCAGGGTATGATTTGGGGCTGAAGAGCCAGAGTTTAAATTTTGCTGCTGGTGATGAACAATACAAACAGAAAAGTTTGCAGTACTTGAACTAGAAAATAACAGCTGGAATTTGTTTTTGGTATAGTTCCTGTATGTAAAGTCAAGCTCCTAAAGCGTGGGTTGTGCATGAGGGAAACCCCTCCTTACTGCAGCCTTCACTGTTAACTGTAtttctccctggagctgctaGCTAATCGTTGAACAGGGTGGATGAAAATCCTAGAGACAAGATTGCCTGGCAACcttaattttatcatttaatTGCTTAGCTTTGTAATTAATACAAAGTTGGTGTAGGGGCAGTTGGCATGTAAATGCTTGGCTGGTAAGTCGGTTAATGGGCTTTGTATGTGAATGAAAGGGAGGGAATACTTCCAGCAAGTGTGGTGCAAACAGGCTTTACCCAAGTTGTCTTGGTGCTGCCTCTGCCAATGTGCTTACAGATCTTCTTTGCTAGCTCTGCCAGCATCAAAATTggtgttttgatttttgctgTGTGCACTGCTGACAACTGGAAGGTGttcaggctgctgtggcagcgCAGCCTGCGTTTGAATCCAGATCTTAGCAGAACCCAATTAATTCACTTTTGCCTGTCATAGCTGATATTTTATTGTGCAGATCCTAACTTTGTGATGACTGTTACAGATCCAGCGCTTGCTGGAGGCTCAGGCTCGCCAGGAGGGTTCCTCGGAGGCGGCGGTGCAGGCGGAGAAGGCAGGGGAGCTGGTTTCCATGGAAACTCAGACCTCACCGCCATCGCACCCCAGGAGAAGCGTGAGCGTTGCCGTGAGCACAGGTAACGCTTCATTCCTTTAACACAGACTGGCGCTGCTGCTTTCTGGACGTTTCTGTGGTTTGTTGGGGCatggaggaaatgtttttgcagaAAGAAGCTGTGCGAACATGCGCCTAGATCCAAAAAACACCTAAGTTGTTGAGGTGTTATTTGCAAGTTTAGGCTGGAGTTACTTTTGTCTTTGCCATCACTGAAAGAGTTATTTTTCCAATAGGTTTAGAAAGGTGTTCTATTTAAAATGGTGTCTTGTTGAAATGTAACTACACATCTTTGTTATTTAATACACTGTTTTCTAAAGTAATTGTTTCTATGCCAATATATATATTATTGATGTTGTTTGTAAATCATGCATGAAGAGGAGATTGTATTTGCTTTAGTTTAGGAGAGTTATGCAGCTGTATCTGTACAGCTGCATATTAACATATTGGCTCCTGCTAAATCCATGGAAATGTTGTGCTTAGTCTGGAGGAAACTTTGAAACAGGCTCAAGGTCAATGCATTAAAGTTATTTATTACaaccatttattttcatcaaGTATACTTTGGAAGAAACTAGGACTTGAATGATGTTTTGGCAGCCTTTAGCTGATTTAAACtgtaaattgctttttaaatgatgaaaaaaacatGAATGGGAGAGAATTATTCCTCTAGCTATAGAAAGCCAAAGagtctcaaaaaaaaagtaatgactCTTCCTAAATAGTTAAACCTCTAATTTTGTCCTAGGTGCTAGTTTATTTTGGAATACAGACTCAGAAAAACAAGGCAACTCCATACCAcgagggaaaaaagaagatggAGAGATTTCTAAGGAGGACATAAACATTTCAATTAATGCTGAACAAGATGCAAGTAATACAAGTATTGCTTCATCCTTAAGGGCGGTTGACATGCCCAGCTTTGTAGAGAGTATTCACCTTGTGGAAGAAGGAGCTAATCAGAACACTCCCCAGTAAGTAGCAGAAACACCCTGTGCTCACATAATGTGCTGAACTGCCTTATGTAAGTTATTacttctgtaatattttttccttcaggagtTATAAATAGTCTGACCTCAGCTGTTGTGTTCTCtcccttctttatttttaattatgctTTGAATTGTACAGCTCACCAAAAGACATCTGCCTTTAGAGTCTGcatttatcagtcatgcagGTTTAACTActtgtcagcagcagctgatggcaAAAGCCTTTAACTTACAGAAACATGCCCTGGACTGGCAGCATTCCTTTTCTTACCTTAAATCCTGACTGGAAAGGGGGATGCTGCTATACTCAGTTGTTTTCCTACAGTGGCTTTTCCTTGTCAGCATTCAGAACCTTTCCAGTTCTGAGGGACTTGGGATGAGGTGTTTATGATTATGTGGCTGTTCCctgaatttctctttattttatgcCTGATTACTTTGTGAGTGGTGCATGCAGATACTGACTTCACtgctgttaattatttttaagctcaGTTGCTTTATAGTGCAGTGACTAATCTCAGACTAATTTGGGaagtggtttttaaaatatttttaattatctatATGCATGCTATTTCTACGTAGGGATAACTCAACAATTTAGCACTTTAGTGATCTAATATTGCCTAAGTATAAAAAGCCAAAGGAGGGGGAATGCCCTTCCAGTTAAATTAGGTTCCTAAAATACTCATATTGGGAAAAATGATGGTAATGAAGCTATAACTTAACTATTCATAGTCCTTGATTAAAGTGCTGTCTGCAAACATATATTGCTATCAGAAATGTTACAGATTCAGATCAATCTTATGAACATTGTAATTTTGGACAATGCCATCTTAAGGTTCTCTTCAACTTTGATTCATAAACCAGTAAAATAGCTGTAAAGTATCTTATAGTGAGAATGTAGAGCATCACCCAGATTTctttgaggaggaggaggggaacgTTTTTGGGAATGATGAATAATTGCTAGTGTAACAGTAGCTGATAACCTACATTGACTATCTGGTATGTCACGTGGTTTAAATCTTATCACTTTCAACACAGGCAATTGATCAGTTGAGTTCTGAAATTCCCTTATCTTACACTTGTCTCCTCAGGAGGAACAGGAAGGGGGAGGAGGGTTGCTTGAGGATCTTCTTGGGATGATAGTAGTATTGATATGTCTGGTCTCCAAAGGCTTATGCAATGCATACACCAATGAGGGGGGTGCAGAGCCTTGTGTTGTAACTCATTCAGTGTTTAGCCTTTATAGCTCCTCTTTCACATCtcttattgaaaaatatttcaactaGGTGTTTGTTCTCAGTTTGTGATACTCAGTGTGCACGTGTGTACTTGTAATTGTCTTTGAGAAGTTTTTAAACTGCCACGGGAATCCCATGGTAAGATATGTACCTTGGTGAAAGCAGCTTTTTTAATAAGTCATGTGTCAGAGCATACAGAAGATACTTGCTCATAAAGGCTTATAAGTGATCTACTGAAAACCTAAATTCCAAATTGTtgataattttcctttcatctggTTTAAGTCATAGTGTATCATTTAGTTTTGACTAGTCCAGAGATGCCATTGCCAATTGCAAATAATCTTTTGGAAGACTAGTCAGGCTGTTGTAGTTGCACAGTTGGAAGTCTATTACTTCAGTCCTCAAATGACTTTTGAGACTTTTGACTGCAGAAAGGAGCAAAGCCTTGAGCAGCAGGCAAAACTAAAACCTCTTAGGATCGATTGTTCTCCTCCTCTGATATTCACAAACAAATAAAGTACATATAGTGATAATGACACATATACTGTTTCAAGAAGTATGTAGCTATCTTGGTGTTTTCTTCCAGAACTGGAAACGTTTCCCAGGCACTTGTTCGTGGCTCATCCTTGGAAGAAAGTGCCAGTGTGTCTTTACAGAAAGAGCCATCGGAGGGAGCCAGGAGCCAGGTGGTGGTAACAAGTGAGCAGAGCTCGGAGCCACCCACCCcgctgctgcctcagcagccCTCAGAGGAGCTGAAGCTTTACCAGGACTTACTGGTAACTCATGCACGTTTTATATTCTGCACTGAATGCAACAGTCAGAACAGCACCCTGCTGAACTTATGATGTGGTATTGGCATGAATGAAAGCTGCTTGTGGTTTTCAGATTCACATTGTGCTCTACAGAAAACTCTGAGTTTGTGgttcttcaatttttttaaatgtttaagtGGTTATTTTGTACTTCTCTTTCATGCATACGTGGAGTACTTTCTATTAtctaataaataatattttttaattcaaggACCTCAGCTGATAACTTCCCAAATTAGTGGCCTTTAAAATAACACAGCATTTTAACTTCAAGTCCCTTAAAGGGCAGATATTTTCATCTTGAAGAATATCAGTATGTGATGTGTTTAAATTCAGAACAGACTCTTTTAGAAAACCTGAAGTGTAAgatgttccagtgtttgactaCACTGCTGTGGGTTTGTGATTGCATCTGAACTGTATCTGAATTTGCCTTCTTTGGTAGCATAAGCTATTAATCCATCAAGTTGTATTTGAAGTTGTGTAGTCAGGAATTTGGTATTTGACAGTCCCTGTATGTCACTATGTTTTTGCCGTGTGCTCCTTTTTCTGTAGGGCCAAGTAAACCACCTCTTAAAGACCTCAGAAGAGCAAGATCACTTGCCTTTAAAATCAGGATTTGTTGTTGATGATGGTCCTACATATCAGGATATTGATGGTACAGCAGAAGTGGCTTCAGAGACTCACACAGGAGAGGTGGACAAAGAGAGTGTCATTAGTGCCACACTCAAACAGCTGAGGAGCCTTGGAGTGACAGTGGACTCACCTGGCAGTATGAAGCAAAATACACACAAAGTGGACAATGCCAGGTAAAAAATGCTGGTGGTTTTGAGTAGTAATGTGCAGATCCAACTGAAAATGAAGATGTGGCTCAATGAGTCAAGAGAAGACTGTTCATTGCCACTGGGGTTTGGGTGCACCTTGATCTGCATTTGCTGCAAAATTGACATGCTGGCTCATGCTATGGGTATTTCAGATAGGTTCAAGAGCTCTGCTAGAAAAactcagaatatttaaatagaacACAAGTAGCTCTTGCTGTTACAGCATCTGGTGATTCTTAAAGCATTGTGCATGTAATTCCCTAGAATAACAAGGAAGCTATGGGCAATTCTTTGGTCTGAGTCCAGGtattccagagcagctctggaccTGGGAGACTGAACATTAAGCAGCTGTGTATTTTGCCATCGCTTCTTAACCTTTGTCTTGCTCTTTACCAGTATATGTGAAATTGTTACTGTGGCTTTGGTATCTAATCAAAGCTGGTTCTGTCCTAATTGCTTGTTATTGTGGGTGCTGTGCCTTGAGCAGAGAaagtgctggggagggaaacAACAGCCTTGTTGAAACAGAGGAAGGAACAGAGAAGTAACTTCTGAAGGAGGGTTTTTAGGCACAGGAATTTACTTACATAGCTGTGTAGGCATAGGCTGACTGCCTGGTACAGCTTCACTTTCATCCTTATTGTCTTCTTGATTCTAGTGTGTAGCTGTTATGTAAACAAAAAATCTAACTACCTCCTAATTAATCTTCTCTTCAGCCATGTGTCAAAAGTTGTTTCCAGTCATACAGCTTCTAACctcttttgtctcctttttacttgtattttattgggtgattttctgggatttctggacTACCTTCCTGGCTGGAGTCTGTCAGTGTTATTTTAATGTCAATAACATGCTAACATGTGAACCCGTAAGGCAAAACTGGAgctcttgggggttttttcttcaaacttGGGGAGTGGGGTGGAGttcttccttctgccactttcAAGACTGATAAACAATTCTGAGAAAAGGTCTACAGCTCAGTAGAGAAGGAAACAACAGTGCAGCTCCATAGCATAATAAGTGGTCGTTGTTGCTGAGCCAGTTTATTCTCCCTGGGCAAACTTCAGCATTTGTGCTCAGTGAAATAGGAAACCTCTTAATTCTTAATATGAGGAGCTTAGGTTTATGAACTAATATATGATGTGTGAGCTAAATGCAGTGGTTTACAACCATTACTGGTGTACCAGAGCTTGTTCTTTTGGTCTTTAAACACAAGATATATATACAAGAAATTGCTGCAGCAGGCAACAGAACAAATGAACATTCCTCATTTGAAGATACTTCAAAAACTAGAACCTTGTAGGTTTCTGGAAACAAATGCTATGTCAGAGTTTCTGTAAAAATCCTGGAATTACCGTGCATTGGGAAAGATGTTCTTGGTCTCAGTTGTTTGGCTGGTTATTTCTAGCTCTAAAATTTGGGCTGAATGGTAGAATTTAGAGTTGCAGGATCAGACATGCATAATGTCTCATTCACTGGTGAGAAAAGACCAAGAGTTCCAACCTgctttaaaaccaaaaccagcactgTAACCTGCTAGAGAGGGGTGGCTCTTCATATGAGGGTACTGTGTGTTGAAGGAGAAGGGAATATCATCCATCCTCTGACAGTGTTTGGATACTTATGGGGGTGGGTAGCTGGTTTTCATTATGTGCAGATAATATG
This Camarhynchus parvulus chromosome 8, STF_HiC, whole genome shotgun sequence DNA region includes the following protein-coding sequences:
- the STIL gene encoding SCL-interrupting locus protein, with the protein product MVPFSFPLSRCALWDPVPMGDVIGTHITYYRNPKICLVEKTLRLAYRHAKQNEKKSFSCFLLGTLAVDEDGEGITLTVDRFDPGREVAGGSGKIPTASLPGDFLIPCTVNAWGPCSDNIIVHSVEDISLAFKGLQQSLCSKESLDLSKLLTVRAHIVFTENLDNLHFNFCWASLTLANILEYTPVKSVPIIPTALARNLTSPMNIAQVQGTYKCGYLTMDQTRKLLLLLESDPKAYALPLVGVWLSGVTHIYSPQVWACCLRYLFSSSIQERVFSESRSFLVVLYSLTHKEPEFYECVPCSGQTELGFQILTCHETVHLFKNVEPSDKSPIQFELSAENQNAETEFFSRICKKLPIKSPPQGSSPSKLSASDHDSGVEDEDLSPRPIPSPHPVSQQVTRIFPSVPELSLILDGSFIESGQSSKPVGTSSAKSLPTVPNQPIKKKCCMRPMCQPSQHSEDRQNFPANMGDPSLRRLPNPINQKIPPSMPCRGNQALLQQQVQCKKASPQSRKSSGSSSPSTPCSGTSPDASVHHPRKPLEKLVLNPESVTPQGEPLPRRTSVSGSKQLPAVTQPVLYNSALSPQSCRQPPDLQVPVQVPPSCPACSCQCPASLQYNPINPWQGVGKTSPNHGAEIQPEMAQQNPCAVFHQNIICPNVCCNPGYATSSPINVRYPGKTGSCSLDNGLSAGMRMASSASPSSVQCCAAHSQCLHTPAPAAASDNGMMGLSPDAFRLLTQQDRQLKLLQAQIQRLLEAQARQEGSSEAAVQAEKAGELVSMETQTSPPSHPRRSVSVAVSTGASLFWNTDSEKQGNSIPRGKKEDGEISKEDINISINAEQDASNTSIASSLRAVDMPSFVESIHLVEEGANQNTPQTGNVSQALVRGSSLEESASVSLQKEPSEGARSQVVVTSEQSSEPPTPLLPQQPSEELKLYQDLLGQVNHLLKTSEEQDHLPLKSGFVVDDGPTYQDIDGTAEVASETHTGEVDKESVISATLKQLRSLGVTVDSPGSMKQNTHKVDNASILACISPEAVVPGLNSMLLANVSMCPNVVDLSMEANAIALKYLSENQLSRLSLSHSGQNPPSDFSFQDILQTNTDKSMVGLSLISPNNMSFATKKYMKRYGLIQGSDSSEDEEELQAQDGNFGTVKSKSMPDKNCVPALDSFSHQTELPKRVDGRLPIHLKSHNRELATNASPPELNSPVLRNITNEIFPPRTDQANENSLQFLKDLKSKTRLLPGRVEFTEQPVRKDGGDTQAFRGNLHTPTLEMLNQSNSINSVGTILDVKQLRQLPKLF